From the Gloeomargarita sp. SRBZ-1_bins_9 genome, the window CGGTTTCGTAGGCCAGCAACAGGTCCATGACATTCATATCGCCAAAATAGCCTGGTTATCGCCGGGGGGGCGGTCGCTGCAGGCCTCAAAAAATTCCCGCACCGGCGACGGCAAATCCGGGAACTCGAAGTAGGCATCCCCCCAGGCGATGTCCGGCCAGAAGTGGGCCAAGCGGGGCGCCAGAGCTGCGGCTTGATCCGGCGGCAGGTTCAAGGGCGGGTGCGTCAGCAACTGGGCGATAAATTGGGGGGAACGGCGTTCCATCCAGGCCCGGGCATCCGCCAGCAGGTGGGGCGCTTGGGGCAGGGCCGTCACCCGTTCGGTGGTGATGTGCATCGCCCCTTCCTCCCAGGTTACCAGGCGGTAGGCGTGGGGATAGGCCGCCAGCGAACCCGTCGTCACATCAAAAAACCCCTCCTCTTCGGCAATGTCCTGGATGTGCAAATGTCCCGTAAACACCACCCGAATCCCGTGCCGCAACAGCAACCGGCGCAACGCCTGACGGTTCTCCAGCAAATAGCGCCGCCCCAACAGACTGCGGGCCTGGTTGGGAATGTGCTCACACACATTGTGATGCA encodes:
- a CDS encoding metallophosphoesterase, which gives rise to MTRPICRFAVLSDPHVTTPETFRYYPHRLHRLEYSIPVLETVLARLSGYELDFLLIPGDLTQHGEPANHTWLSKRLSQLPFPCYVIPGNHDIPPDPGAIAPAEFPEYYRQQGYRHTDRLYYAQEILPGVGLIGLNSNQFDAQGELLGCIDPQQWQWLEQVLRESPWRHTLVMVHHNVCEHIPNQARSLLGRRYLLENRQALRRLLLRHGIRVVFTGHLHIQDIAEEEGFFDVTTGSLAAYPHAYRLVTWEEGAMHITTERVTALPQAPHLLADARAWMERRSPQFIAQLLTHPPLNLPPDQAAALAPRLAHFWPDIAWGDAYFEFPDLPSPVREFFEACSDRPPGDNQAILAI